ATAGTTTATCATTCAATACGGACTAGGTATATCTTATATCAGTCAACAAACTATCAAAAATGACTTTGATTTACATACTTAGTGTTAAACAACTATAAAAATTGATAAAGAAACATGACATTTTCTTATTTATTAAATTGTGGGAAGGATTTTTCAATATAACGGCCATTCCCGGAGCTCTTTTGAACATGAGGTGATAATCACGTAAGAAACTCTTATCAGAATTCCTCTGTTGGACCATATAGTTCAATTGACAGAATATATGAGTTTCGGCTTAAAcaaaatagaataaaaaatgGTCTAACAACCCTTGTCTTCCCCTTCTTCAATTTCTCAATGAATGAAGATTGATAGGCACTCCCATTATGTTCTTTTTAACtttaaaaaagagaagggagaaaaaggaaaaagggagGGAGAATGAGGGGCTCTTGTATCCAAAATATGCCAAAAGCCTGTTTCTACCAGGTGATGAACTTATCTTATTTGCAGCTAACCTGCAATTTTCTTGTATTTTATCCATTTTGGTTCTTATAATGTACTGACTGCAAAAGGCTGGAATAAGGCTCCTCATAGATTAAATCTACCCATCTAAGGTGATGTGGATTTAGATTGGCATATCAAGTTCCTCTATTTCCTCATATCTACGTTTCATTTTATTGGCTACATCCATATTATTCTTCTGTTTCATCTCACTTCTCCATATTTTGACAAAATTGTGGCTATCATAACAATTGTAAATTTTCACTTTAATTCCATTAACTGCCCAACATGCTGTGCTTATATCTCTATTTTACATTCTAAAACATGAAGTGGATTGAGTCAAATGTATGTCTCACAAATATACACATTGACCAACATGACGACTTGTTTCTACAGCACACCTAATATATCTGAAGTTCACATTTTTGTTATCTTAAATTGTTTTAGAAAATGATGAATGGTATGCTTCTTAATTGTTTTAGAAGATGATGAATTATATGCTTAATTGTTTGTGTGGAATGTTTTTGCAGCTTGAACTACAGTATGCAGCACAAACAGATTCTCTTCAGCCCCCTCATACATATGTCCCTTGGGTGGTAGTTGATGGGAAGCCACTTTATGATGTCAGTTCTCTGGAAGAACTTGATACTCTTAACATTTTAATACCTATATGTTTTCCCCCCTTTCAGTGCCTTTGAGCTGTGTTTATGTTGTCATTTCCCTCTAGAGATTTCAGTACTTGTCGTTCGATTGGTTGAACGTTCACATAGAACTTTCCATGCCTCAACTCTCTGGAGAGCGAAAGTAGTTTGTCTTCCACTAGAAGTTTGTACAAAAGCACTGCTTCAATTATAATTTACAagtaaatattttctttccaaGTCTAATTCAGAATGCTGGGCATACTGGTTCATTGCTTTAAGCATGACAGATTCTTCGATTGCATACGAGTTTCTTAGATGGAAATCAGCTAATGCTATTGTAGTTTTAACTTAAAGGTCTTGATATTGAATGATTTTCCCATAACATATGCAGCAGAACCCTCGTAATTTGAAACCCTTGTGTTCCAATCCCCAAGTTGTGATTTATTCTCGTTCCTCCCACTCAGTTTCTCATTATCTTCTAGAGCATTTCTGGTTTTGGTATATCTATACCAAACCTATCAGAATAAATCTACGCACATGACTAATATAGTTTCATCATAACTTACATTACTTTGATCGAAATCCAGGAAGATGAACTCTTAATGATTCtgatctcttttttcttttcctcttttgctTGAGAAAATGATTCTTATTTTCTCACTCCAATAATGATGGGCTTAATTAAATAGCAGagtattttttaaagaaataattaaattttaggtTGGCTGCAATACCATAAGAACCTTCTTATTGCTCAGCGTATGTCAGTCAACTGACTCCTATATAGCATAGTATTTTtaagtgtatatatatatatatatatatatatatatatatatatatataatttttttaaaagaaactcTCAAATATCTATTTGATTCTGAGAGAAAGCATACCTTTTTTGTGAAGAGGATTAGGTATCTGGTGTCAGTTTTATTTGAAATGATTCTCCTGTTGCTTAGGATGATTATGTATGCCATGAATTGTCAGTCATTCTATCGGACTAACAAAGAATTTCCACTCTTTGCATTTCAGAATTATGGGAACTTTGAAAAATACATCTGCCAAGCTTATGATGGTCAGCCTCCAAAGGCTTGCGAAGGACAAGCCCTTACAATTTCCCAGGAGACAAACTCCAACCACGGTGATCAGGTGTGCCATGTTGATGATATGACCGGCTCATCTGCAACTAGAAAGAAGCatgaaatgaagaaaaaaaaattgttaatcTAGAATTTGATTGACATGTTCTTCCACTACCATGTCTTCTTCTGGTGGCAGAAACGAATCTAATAAATAAGAGCTATTTGTCTTCTAGGGACTGGCAAGCCATGCCAAGGTATCTAGTCAAGCATCTTGCAGACACGACAATCATGTCATTGGTAAAAACATCATTActattttttccttctttcttataaAAGATGTTCTCTGTATAGGAAGTATCAGTTCTGTATGGTTAAACCACCAACTACAAAATGTTTATTTAAAaggagggagaaaaaaaatgtaaCGACTACTTTCCACCTTTGTGTCCTTCTAGCGAATGCTATTAGGGCACCTTGGTGTCATGTTcattcaaaaataaaacaaagggCTTTCCACCTTCATGCAGCAGAATTCCAAAGAGCATGTGCattggtttctttttcttttgttagattATGCTATTGGTTTGAAAACCTTGTTTACTTCTTAAAAATGCTGTTATGTGTTTGCCTTCTAGGGTTATCATTTTACATTTTTAACCATTTTGTTTTTACTCTTACATCATTATATgcattctttgtttttctttgtgtgtgtgtgtgtgtgttgatttaggagggggggggggggggggggggtgttggaTGCATTCTCTGCGCATATTTTCATATTCTTAATTTTTCCTTAGTTCGATTTGTCTATATTTCGATCTCTTCAATGATTAAAGTTTGCTGCCTGAGCTTGTTTCATGTTTCTAAGAGAGCAAATACTCTTTTCATATGCAAGACCTTCTAGGACAAATTTCTAGAGGACAATGATATAAGGCTACCGACTGCTGGAAATTAATCTGCTTGACATAGTTGGTTTTGTAAGGTTAATCTTGTATTAATAGTTCCCATAAAGATCAAGAAACTCTACATTTGGTGTATGTGCCTGTAGTTATGAGGCATTACCTTTTTGCACTGCATTCAAGCAAAAAATTTGGTTCTCTTCTCTTGTGGTTGTATATAACCACATCAGCACTTTAAACCCTACATTTAAATGACCACGCACTTGTATGGTAGTGCTCAAAGACTTACGCTTGGTTCAAGATTAAGataaatgaaaataataatgatgatgCTTATGTGAATCATTATATCATGAGTTTGAAATTTTTTGTTCAATCTTATTctttgaataattcttgattAATAAGTTTTACCATCAAAGTAGAAAGTAAGTATAAAAGATGCTTTAATGCTAAGAAATAGTTTAGGACAACTTTTTTGGAATAGTTATGACTATCGTAGGCAATTTTGACTATAGTTCTTAGTTACGCCGTCTTTTGAAGTGCTTTTTGATAGAAAAATTATTTCAGGTCTCTTGCCCGCTTTATACCTGAACCAACTGCAGCCAATAGGATTATACTCCAATAACAATCAATTAATCATCTAACGTGGCGAGAAAGGATTGGtctaattcttgaaagaccaTGTGGCATGCGCACCAACAACAATaacaaaagaatttttttccataaatatcctcctaaatatcaaattttgcatgaatatctttttaaaattgatatttgcatgtataccctcgtaaaatacttattttgctattttatttttttaattcttgtttttatatatatacccacgccatctaacgccttaaaaaaattaattgtttcaaattaaaatgactaaaatattcttaatgggtGGACGtctaaaaagaaacatttattaGACGATGACGatggagaacaaaaaaaaaagttattttaaaaagttatttatttttaattaaaatatatatagtttttattaatggtgttagaagagccttatattaggagcatttgtaaaaaaaatagtattttatgaggatacataaataaatatgaaatttaaaaaaggaatgtatgtaaatttaaatttttataaaggtatttatgtaaaaaaaataaaaataaaaaagagaggggATCAATCACAAAAGCACCGCATCAGCGCACCTTGAGATCGTGTTGGACTTGGATAGATTTCTAGCATACCGTGCGCTCCCCCACGCCAACCGTGTGCACGCCTCGCGATTCGTGCAAGCCCCCCTACGATAGTATTTCCTCCATCGTATCCCCGATCCCCTCATCTTTTTAACCGTTAAACTCTCGACACgaaccaccaaggtggtagctcaGTTGGAACGGGGCGTTTACTTCTAACTAAgtggttccaggttcgaaacgcgcgggcgtcgattaaatttgggGACCGAATGCTCCACGCCTGGATACGGGGTCTGGAagtgctactggtcggctgatagcctgggtggtgccaggtgtgacgtactcacacggagggtCGGATCGGGTAACCGTGCCGGCTCACTGGTGGGGAGGGTATAAATAAAATAGGTCggcgtgcccaacacacgaccCGGTTTGCCGCattgaacattctcctggcggggtagggggcccagtgggggctgctacgcggggttgggcttgtcccttcctccccccgcTCCCTttttctagcaaaaaaaaaaaaaaaaaactctcgacACGTGTATCACTTAAGTTGCCCTCAAGCCACCTCCATCGCCATCTTCTCCAACAGAAAGAACAGAAAATGCCGTCGATGCGAAACCTACTGACCGAGAGGAAATACCCTTTCCTCCTGACCCTCGCCGTCTTTCTCCTCTccatccttctcctcttcctcttctccaaccccACCAGCCGCCTCTTCTCCTCCTACTTCCCCTCCCTTAAAGATCTCCAAGCCTCCTCTCGCCCCctcccacctcctcctccccactTCTCTCCCATCCCAAGCCCCGATCCCCTCCCCGAtccaaatcctaatcctatCGAATCCGTCGAGGACAATGGAAGCGACGAGGTGTTTGAGTTCCGATGGGAGATCTGTCGAGGAGGGAAGGGGTTCAATGTGGTGGATTTCATGCCTTGCCTTGATAACATCAGGGCGATCAAGGAGCTCAAGTCAAGGCGGCACATGGAGCACCGGGAGCGGCATTGCCCCAAGCCGAGCCCAAGATGCCTCGTCCCCCTGCCCCCGGGTTACAAGGTGCCGTTGCCGTGGCCCAAGAGCAGAGATATGGTGAGATTGTTACTTTGGTAAGCCTGCCTTTTTTGTTTCGTCCCTGAGATTCTTTGTCTTCTGGATTCTTTATTCTTGATGTGTTTGATATGACCTGAGTTAGAAGTTTAAGAATTATTGAAACATGATGCCAATGATGGTCTCTTGCTAAAGATCTTGTTTTGTTTTGCGATTTCCTTGTCTGATTAGGTTTCTttattctcctttttttttttcttgtgatttgctttctttcctctgtCAAAATGTATTTTGGTCCGTTAAGAAGTTCTTGAATTTACTATACTTTTTTCAATAAATGTGATCTATGCTCTgtaaataatttttgaattttgattctGATTTGTTTCTAATTTTTTCCACTTTTAACTCTGACTCTGTGATGATGTTGAAACTGTAGGTTAATTTGCATTGTACCTACCTTCATATACCAATCTCTGCTATTATGATCTTATACCCATGATTTGTCTTCACTGCTAAAAATTTGGACTACAGGGACGGGCTTAGAATCATTCTGTCCAGTGGTAGTTACTACTCTCGTTATACTTCAATTAGAGGGTAATATACCACAAAGGAACTAGGACTGTATTATCTGCAATTTCGAAAAATGGCctatgatttttgtttcagaTTTCTCGTGCTCCCAGCCATGTGCtgattccccccccccccccccccccccccaaaatttCTTTACCATCTTCAAATTAATGAGCATTTTCAGTGAATAAGATGAgagaaaaataattctaaccATTAGTAACATGACATATATGAAAAGTTAATAAaacaatattattatttttttgtcaatTTTAGTATAAAGTGTGCCATGTGTTTGATGGTATAGTTACATTAATACTGTAATTTAAGGTGGTCAGTGTTTCCTTGAGTAATAATGATGTAAAAAAAGGCATACCTATTCTTCGAACAAGAAAATCTGCATAATACTAAATGATATGATATTTTGGAAAGAATCTAAGTGGGGCTATCCACTCGCAATCAAAACATTTATACAAGTACATTTTAGTGAAAATTCTTATATGTTTTGGTCGGAACTCAAAAGAGACTGAAATTAGGTGGGTGCAAGTATATACTACTCTTGGAATCTCATCCAAGTTTGCCGAGCCAGACATCCAAAAGATTCACATGTAACATTCCAATTTGGacaatgttttcttttttctataaaaaaattcttattGCTACATTCATGTTTCAATCCCATAAAAATCGCACTAGATGTTCTTGGTTTTGGTTTGATAACTTTGTAAATCTTCATCATCTAGACTTCCATTGCATGCTAATATGCACTCTTTTCTAATTCCATCTAGCAACATCATATAGTCCAAAAATTTTATCAAAGGGTGTCAGTGAGCTGTAAGCAAAACTTGGTAGCTGATTATGCTCAATTGAagtgcatattttcttgtttctCAAGTTTCTGAAAATGCTCAATTTTAAGAGAGCTATCTTTGATACCGGTAACTAAAGTCCATGCCTGTTAGCTTTGAATCAGATGGTAGAATTTTTATTCCTTGTAAAACATGTTCGTTCTTTATTTATATGGTCAAAAGTATTAGTTCGAAACTTTTCCAATCATAGTTGGATTTATGAATTTAAAAATAGATGATCAACATGGATCAAGAAAATTAGGTTGAGCTGATTTCTTGTTTCATTTACAGATCTGGTATAACAATGTCCCTCACCCTAAATTGGTTGAGTATAAGAAGGACCAACATTGGGTGCAAAGATCTGGTGACTATCTTGTTTTCCCTGGAGGCGGAACTCAATTTAAACAGGGAGTAACAAGCTACATTCACTTCATCGAGCAGGTATGTCTAAACTCTATATTATCaatgttatatttttaatatcaaaggGAAAGCATTCCATATCAAGCACATAATCTCTGGATATCCTCAGTCTCTTACCACTTACTGCTTGGTTGCCTGATTAAATCCTTAGGCTTGTTAGTTGACAtgtaatctattttttttttcttgatacgAACATCCTTAACTTAAGAAAACTCTGGCATACATGTCTCCTGGTTTAGCTACTGCTTTTGTTTGCATATCGACGGTACCTATATATGGACAGTGCCTAGCTAGCTTCTGCTGTTTTACTTTATTTAATCTTCacctagttttttcttgattcatgAAGTTATGTGAATTTGTATCCATGTTAATTACCAATGGACAAGCCTTATCTGTTTATTTAGTTTCACAATATGTTACAGAAAATAAGTCAAATTAAGAAATGAGTAGGAAATGGGCCAATAATGCTTATTAATCCTTATCATCCTGTGTCTTGTCTCACCTGAGCTAACCACATGAAGGAATAAAGGAGCTAAGAAAGGAACAACCTAAGATGATAATCTGGAATATGTCAAGACAAAATGGCTCTAGGTGACAACTGGGAATGGATCAAGACAAGAAACAACTTTAAGATGACAAATGTGTCAGCTAGATGAATAATTGACTTGAAGAGGGTTATAAACCTATGACTCTTGCAACTTTGCTTTAATACGATGATAGATTTCATAGAAGAGAAGAGCTCTCATACGCAAAAGAGGATGTTGTCCCCACCATGGTGAGAAAACCACCAGAAGGATATCAAACagcacatgcatacatatatactcTAACATTAATAACTTTCTAGCCAAATCCTTTTATTTCAAGATTTGAGAACCAGACGACTGTAATCTCCTAGATACACCATGATATTTGATACCTACACTCAAGCCAATGTAAGATAGGTTTAAATCAATTATATTGCTAGATAGAAGTTTCTTAGGGCCTGTTTGGACACCTTGAAGATTGTCTCTCTCTGATAAGATCTTTTGGCCCGAGACTTTAGTTTAGAAGTACGGTGACAGTGGGGTGTTTCAAAGAGATCTAATAGCATCAGGGACTGCTAAGCTAAATTTTTAGAGATAATTAATCTCTTAATTGAGGTGATTTTATCTTATCAATGTAGATTAAGGATTAGTTATTGCCACGCCTTCCACAGTCTCTTTGACCCACTGCCACATCCATCCTAACGCTGTAGTTTTAATACTAAATACCCTGCTGGGAGGATCTCATCAGTCTGATAAGATCTACCAgcatccaaacaggccctaatGAAAAAAAGTAAATCCTTCTCATcgtatttttctttccttcttgttGTTATTGCGTCAAAGTACCTGCCAAGAGAGTGTCAATTAATGTTTATTAATAGCAAGTATACGAGGATTCTTTAGAAGGATATGGAACTTTCTGGAACTTTTGGTATGTCTTTGGTGGTTTAAATAACTGGATCATTCAATACTGTCAGTTTCATATTCAGCATTAGTGTCTATCTCAACTAGGCCTGTTTCTGTTTTGGAACCAGATTCTGCCAATTATTGAATGGGGGAGGCGCACAAGAGTTATCCTGGATGTTGGTTGTGGTGTTGCTAGCTTTGGTGGATACTTGCTGGACAAAAATGTCATTACCATGTCGTTTGCCCCGAAGGATGAGCATGAAGCTCAAATACAGTTTGCCTTGGAGCGTGGAATTCCAGCTTTCCTTTCTGTAATTGGAACCCAAAGGCTTACTTTTCCTGATAatgtatttgatttaattcaCTGTGCAAGGTGCAGGGTCCACTGGGATGCAAATGGTATGTTAGATTGCCAAATTGTGATTTTTTTGGTTACTTTTCATGCATTCCTCTTTATCTAGCCAACTGTAGCACAATTATTGTTCTTTATGTTCCCTTCATCAATTGTAGGTGGAAAGCCTTTGTTGGAGCTTAATAGGATTCTCAGACCTGGAGGGTTTTTTGTATGGTCTGCAACACCAGTTTATCGGGATAATACAAGAGATCAAACCGTCTGGAATGGTGAGGTTAAGTTTGTCGAAATTCATAATATGAACATCTCGTTGATAATTTCAGCCTAACTATCTTGTTATGTCTGAAGCTGCTAGATGTTTTTAGAGTAGAAATCTGATAGGAATGGTGGAAAAGGTGGTCGTCATTGGCAGCTAATATCGGGCCATAAATCTTACCATGTTTAGGGCAAAATAGTTAACTTGCCTTTACTTATGGTCTGCCTATTAAATTAGAAGTCCATGGATGGCTCATTTTGTTGGCAAAGGCTTTCAAAATGGCTTTTTTTTCAGGGAACCACCATGGCAACATTGGTGCTTTGGCTTCGAACTAACACCCTAACCCCGTGTATATTTGTACCAAAAGCTGGCTTTGTGCCCTTTTGGGGTGCATTTTGGGGTGAACatagcatctctctctctctctctctctctctatgcgtGCATGCGCCCATGTGCATGCGAGTTTTGTGTCCGTGAAGCATGCATATATGTGTATTCTTTGGCATATCTGAACATGTTATCCTTTCTTCTGGTTGTTTAATGAAGTGGTACTTTAGACATTTATCTGCAGACTTTGCACTTCTGTGGTGATGATCTTGTGTCAAACATTGCTAGCTTGGCCTTTCCATCAAAgggaatagttttttttttctttttctttaaaaaattctgcatgGTAATATACTTTTCATTTCATTATCTCCCTTTAATCTTCATAAATAGTTGTACTAATTATTTGGATTTTAGATAAAATGTATTTCCTATTGATTTATGTATGTCATTTTTCGtgtacaaaaacaaaaaacagaaagcactaaatattttccatttttcatgcttccttctatatattttatatatttatcagCATAAGTTTAGGTGTATGACATTTTTATTACTTATGAACTGAAATATCTTCTCTTGTGCTGCATTCACTTTGAATGAATAGTAGGAATTTGACTAAAAGCGGTATCTTGACAGTCATTTCCATCTCACTGgatttt
The Phoenix dactylifera cultivar Barhee BC4 chromosome 3, palm_55x_up_171113_PBpolish2nd_filt_p, whole genome shotgun sequence DNA segment above includes these coding regions:
- the LOC103697589 gene encoding probable methyltransferase PMT23 isoform X1 — protein: MPSMRNLLTERKYPFLLTLAVFLLSILLLFLFSNPTSRLFSSYFPSLKDLQASSRPLPPPPPHFSPIPSPDPLPDPNPNPIESVEDNGSDEVFEFRWEICRGGKGFNVVDFMPCLDNIRAIKELKSRRHMEHRERHCPKPSPRCLVPLPPGYKVPLPWPKSRDMIWYNNVPHPKLVEYKKDQHWVQRSGDYLVFPGGGTQFKQGVTSYIHFIEQILPIIEWGRRTRVILDVGCGVASFGGYLLDKNVITMSFAPKDEHEAQIQFALERGIPAFLSVIGTQRLTFPDNVFDLIHCARCRVHWDANGGKPLLELNRILRPGGFFVWSATPVYRDNTRDQTVWNAMVLLTDSICWKMVVKSIDATGIGVVIYQKPVSNFCYEQRKVNNPPLCVQKDGPNISWYAPLDSCLPPLPNRSGKEYKWPIAWPERLRTGISSVPQELNRIYAEEKYDDDMKHWETLVSEAYSHDLGISWSSIRNVMDMNAGFGGFAAALINQPLWVMNVVPVHGPDTLPIIFNRGLIGIYHDWCEAFNTYPRTYDLLHSSFLFGNLTQRCNIIEVVAEMDRILRPGKWVVIQDTTEMIRKMHPILQSLHYETTLYKQQFLVGKKDFWRPDNKESTL